A window of the Streptomyces griseochromogenes genome harbors these coding sequences:
- a CDS encoding ATP/GTP-binding protein, which yields MDSDGTQDTRGTRRHGVPRPSAPPSGTGREAAPAPSGPAAYPPAPALPPRPAHQPGSGQPGAHTGGLLAWLVTPRADAEPGLWRYGHRPRPQDAPDRVSDRALLAGAVGALLAALLVWSLWDNNLVPHKNILLELVTPSDWWGLEQPRAALTARAVYDSLFATLVLYYFGRVGNWREVAQRYVISRPQPSRALRAAVLGALVVWLVVWRELLPYERLAVSLTPSDWLFGPTDVSTVHRLRVFNTLLTLLGLWPFAVAGGWRGLLRGTRRPEPGAESSKEAVAETPADWPELRALGQDAAAERLAEEVRTGRMNDVDCARIRRAWTSVVASPSRLDAFTAAVLREGAHACAHPSGERDLPARTAVHDLLTSQVRLGRYAATERTPPARRDAGAAVDPGTLGTSLLAVGPSGSGKTERLVRPVAESLALQALAGQAALVVVAAAGTPLGADQGYDIVVRPGDQSSEYDLDLYGGAEDPDEAAALLADALVGDLGEVDLRRAGTVLAQLLGPFRTAHGRFPSVSELRELLDGAPTALDGLRAMLDPETHPALHRELDARARQAGLPGDPGIVLADRIACLDRPAFAGFFDTSPDARPFTLRSLDHPLRVRVDLPERAHPEAAQLLTRLLLVQFTAAMTARQDRSLFACLVVDDATHAITAESVRSLRRLRQSNAGVVLNLRALGDVPEQLRQPLLAAVGCHVAFAGVTTWEGALFAQVWGTEWVETTEVAKHTVFADQPLTRMIHAVRKLGTGKPVTTDAVTVRKVERERWSASQLAHEVPPGHAVLSLTTVRGEHAPPLLVDLRG from the coding sequence ATGGACTCGGACGGCACGCAGGACACACGCGGCACGCGGCGGCACGGCGTGCCGCGGCCCTCCGCGCCGCCGAGCGGTACGGGTCGTGAGGCCGCCCCCGCGCCGTCGGGACCCGCCGCGTATCCACCGGCCCCGGCTCTTCCGCCGCGCCCCGCCCACCAGCCCGGCAGCGGGCAGCCGGGCGCGCACACCGGCGGCCTGCTGGCCTGGCTGGTCACCCCGCGCGCCGACGCCGAGCCGGGGCTGTGGCGCTACGGACACCGTCCCCGTCCCCAGGACGCGCCCGACCGGGTGTCCGACCGGGCCTTGCTGGCCGGGGCGGTCGGCGCGCTGCTCGCCGCACTCCTCGTGTGGTCGCTGTGGGACAACAACCTGGTCCCCCACAAGAACATCCTGCTGGAACTGGTGACACCGTCCGACTGGTGGGGGCTGGAGCAGCCCCGCGCGGCGCTCACCGCACGGGCCGTCTACGACAGCCTCTTCGCCACCCTCGTCCTCTACTACTTCGGGCGCGTGGGCAACTGGAGGGAAGTGGCCCAGCGTTATGTGATCTCCCGTCCGCAGCCCTCCCGCGCGCTGCGCGCCGCCGTCCTCGGGGCACTGGTCGTCTGGCTGGTCGTCTGGCGCGAACTGCTGCCCTACGAGCGGCTCGCCGTCAGCCTGACCCCGTCCGACTGGCTCTTCGGGCCCACCGACGTGAGCACCGTGCACCGGCTGCGCGTGTTCAACACGCTGCTCACCCTGCTGGGCCTGTGGCCGTTCGCGGTCGCGGGCGGCTGGCGGGGGCTGCTGCGCGGAACGCGCCGCCCCGAACCGGGGGCCGAATCCTCCAAGGAAGCCGTCGCCGAGACCCCGGCCGACTGGCCCGAGCTGCGTGCCCTCGGGCAGGACGCGGCGGCCGAGCGGCTGGCCGAGGAGGTCCGCACCGGCCGGATGAACGACGTGGACTGCGCACGCATCCGCCGCGCCTGGACCTCCGTGGTGGCCAGCCCCTCACGCCTGGACGCGTTCACTGCGGCCGTGCTCCGGGAGGGCGCCCACGCCTGTGCGCACCCGTCGGGGGAGCGGGATCTGCCCGCCCGCACGGCGGTCCACGACCTGCTGACCTCCCAGGTGCGCCTCGGCCGGTACGCGGCCACCGAACGCACACCGCCGGCCCGCCGGGACGCGGGCGCCGCCGTCGACCCCGGAACGCTGGGCACCTCCCTGCTGGCCGTCGGCCCCTCCGGCTCGGGCAAGACCGAGCGCCTGGTGCGGCCCGTCGCCGAGTCCCTCGCGCTCCAGGCGCTGGCCGGGCAGGCGGCGCTCGTCGTGGTGGCCGCCGCCGGAACCCCGCTGGGGGCCGACCAGGGCTACGACATCGTGGTGCGGCCGGGAGACCAGTCGTCGGAGTACGACCTCGACCTGTACGGAGGAGCCGAGGACCCGGACGAGGCGGCCGCGCTGCTCGCGGACGCCCTGGTGGGAGACCTGGGCGAGGTCGATCTGCGCAGGGCGGGGACCGTACTGGCCCAGCTGCTGGGCCCCTTCAGGACCGCCCACGGCCGGTTCCCGTCCGTCAGCGAGCTGCGGGAGCTGCTGGACGGGGCGCCCACGGCGCTGGACGGGCTGAGGGCGATGCTCGACCCCGAGACGCACCCGGCCCTGCACCGGGAACTCGACGCACGCGCGCGGCAGGCGGGCCTGCCCGGGGATCCGGGGATCGTGCTCGCCGACCGGATCGCCTGCCTGGACCGCCCGGCCTTCGCGGGCTTCTTCGACACCTCCCCGGACGCCCGGCCCTTCACCCTGCGCTCCCTCGACCACCCGCTGCGGGTCAGGGTCGACCTGCCGGAGCGGGCCCACCCGGAGGCCGCCCAGCTCCTGACCCGGCTGCTGCTGGTCCAGTTCACGGCGGCGATGACCGCCCGCCAGGACCGTTCGCTGTTCGCCTGCCTCGTCGTGGACGACGCCACGCACGCGATCACCGCCGAGTCCGTACGCTCCCTGCGGCGGCTGCGGCAGAGCAACGCCGGCGTCGTGCTGAACCTGCGGGCCCTGGGCGACGTACCGGAGCAACTGCGTCAGCCGCTGCTCGCCGCGGTCGGCTGCCATGTCGCCTTCGCGGGCGTCACCACGTGGGAGGGCGCCCTGTTCGCCCAGGTGTGGGGCACCGAGTGGGTGGAGACCACCGAGGTCGCCAAGCACACGGTGTTCGCGGACCAGCCGCTGACCCGGATGATCCACGCCGTGCGGAAACTGGGCACGGGCAAGCCGGTCACCACGGACGCCGTGACGGTGCGCAAGGTCGAGCGCGAACGCTGGTCGGCATCCCAGCTGGCGCACGAGGTGCCGCCGGGACACGCGGTGCTGTCGCTGACGACCGTGCGCGGGGAGCACGCTCCGCCGCTGCTGGTGGATCTGCGGGGCTGA
- a CDS encoding PucR family transcriptional regulator — MPPTLASLVHHSALKLTVRAGEDHLDVPVRWAHVSELADPVPYMEGGELLLITALKLDAEDPEAMRRYVKRLVGAGVVGLGFAVGVNYEEIPDALVDAAEEEGLPLLEVPRRTPFLAISKAVSAAIAADQYRAVTAGFAAQRELTKQALSAGPEGLLAALAAQVDGWAALYDASGAVVAAAPEWAGRRAARLTAEVERLRERPAPASAVVGGPDNPDGQDRVELHSLGTGRRPRAALAVGTAAALGTAERYAVHSAIALLTLTTERSRSLHEAEQRVGAAVLRMLLAGEPDHARAVAGSLYGGLLDAPFRIIVAESAPGSAARADGDALGGIAEAAESAAARAGEAVLVVPEGERLVVLAADGGAAVAACAAYAATLEAGRAVPEQTAGDEAELVVGLSAPAGPIAAAAAYKQAEQALSVARRRGRVLVEHEQLAAGSVLPLLADDAVKAFADGLLRALHEHDATGRGDLVASLRAWLSRHGQWDAAAADLGVHRHTLRYRMRRVEEILGRSLDDPDVRMELWLALKATSPE; from the coding sequence ATGCCCCCGACCCTCGCCTCGCTCGTCCACCACTCCGCGCTCAAGCTGACCGTGCGCGCCGGCGAGGACCATCTCGACGTGCCCGTCCGCTGGGCACATGTGAGCGAGCTGGCCGATCCCGTGCCCTACATGGAGGGCGGCGAGCTGCTGCTGATCACCGCGCTCAAGCTGGACGCGGAGGATCCCGAGGCGATGCGGCGGTATGTGAAGCGGCTGGTCGGCGCGGGTGTCGTAGGGCTGGGCTTCGCGGTCGGCGTGAACTACGAGGAGATCCCCGACGCCCTCGTGGACGCCGCCGAGGAGGAGGGGCTGCCGCTGCTGGAGGTGCCGCGCCGCACCCCCTTCCTCGCCATAAGCAAGGCCGTGTCCGCGGCGATCGCGGCCGACCAGTACCGGGCCGTCACGGCGGGCTTCGCCGCCCAGCGCGAGCTGACCAAGCAGGCCCTCAGCGCCGGACCCGAGGGCCTGCTGGCCGCGCTCGCCGCGCAGGTCGACGGATGGGCGGCACTGTACGACGCCTCGGGCGCCGTGGTCGCCGCCGCGCCCGAGTGGGCCGGGCGCCGGGCCGCCCGGCTCACCGCCGAGGTCGAACGGCTCCGGGAGCGGCCCGCACCGGCCTCCGCGGTGGTCGGCGGGCCCGACAACCCCGACGGCCAGGACCGGGTGGAGCTGCACTCCCTGGGGACGGGCCGGCGCCCGCGCGCCGCCCTCGCCGTCGGCACGGCCGCCGCCCTCGGCACCGCCGAGCGCTACGCCGTCCACTCCGCGATCGCCCTGCTCACCCTCACCACCGAACGCTCCCGCTCCCTGCACGAGGCCGAGCAGCGCGTCGGCGCCGCGGTGCTGCGCATGCTGCTGGCCGGCGAGCCGGACCACGCCCGGGCCGTCGCCGGGAGCCTGTACGGGGGGCTGCTCGACGCGCCGTTCCGGATCATCGTCGCGGAGTCGGCGCCCGGCTCGGCCGCGCGGGCGGACGGCGACGCGCTGGGCGGCATCGCCGAGGCCGCCGAGTCGGCGGCGGCGCGTGCCGGGGAGGCCGTGCTGGTCGTACCCGAGGGGGAGCGGCTGGTGGTGCTGGCCGCGGACGGGGGCGCGGCGGTGGCCGCGTGTGCCGCGTACGCGGCGACGCTGGAGGCCGGGCGGGCCGTACCCGAGCAGACGGCGGGCGACGAGGCCGAACTGGTCGTCGGTCTGTCGGCGCCGGCCGGACCGATCGCCGCGGCCGCGGCCTACAAGCAGGCCGAGCAGGCGCTGTCGGTGGCCCGGCGGCGGGGGCGGGTGCTGGTGGAGCACGAGCAGCTGGCGGCGGGGTCCGTGCTGCCGCTGCTGGCCGACGACGCGGTGAAGGCGTTCGCCGACGGGCTGCTGCGGGCGCTGCACGAGCACGACGCGACGGGGCGCGGCGATCTGGTCGCCTCCCTGCGGGCGTGGCTCTCCCGCCATGGCCAGTGGGACGCGGCCGCGGCCGATCTCGGGGTGCATCGGCATACGTTGCGGTACCGGATGCGCAGGGTGGAGGAGATCCTCGGGCGCTCGCTGGACGATCCCGACGTCCGGATGGAGCTCTGGCTGGCATTGAAGGCCACGTCCCCGGAGTGA
- a CDS encoding aldehyde dehydrogenase family protein, with amino-acid sequence MTSTYAFWLAGRQVTGEDTFDVTSPWDGRLVGKVSVPTDAQVEEAVAAAYAVRDEFAATPAHVRAAALDHVSKRLVERTEEIAQLISAENGKPIKWARGEVGRAVSVFRFAAEEARRFNGGEAQRLDTDLGGQGRLALTRRFPKGVVLGIAPFNFPLNLCAHKVAPAIAAGAPIILKPAPATPLSGLIIGDLLAETDLPAGSWSILPVANDRMPALVQDERLPVISFTGSEKVGYAIMDSVPRKHCTLELGGNGAAVVLGDFASDADLDWAATRIATFSNYQGGQSCISVQRVIADATVYDRLLPRIVAAVEAQVTGDPTDDKTDVGPLVSEDAAKRVESWVDEAVAAGAKLLTGGKRDAASYAPTVLTEVPADTTISCEEVFGPVLTVQKVDGEAEAFAAVNESKYGLQAGVFTHDLQVAFRAHRALEVGGVVIGDVPSYRADQMPYGGAKQSGVGREGVKFAMDDYTYERVLVLTGLAL; translated from the coding sequence ATGACTTCCACCTACGCCTTCTGGCTCGCCGGCCGCCAGGTCACCGGCGAGGACACCTTCGACGTCACCTCCCCGTGGGACGGCCGGCTCGTCGGCAAGGTCAGCGTGCCGACCGACGCCCAGGTCGAGGAGGCCGTGGCCGCCGCGTACGCCGTGCGGGACGAGTTCGCCGCCACCCCGGCGCACGTCCGCGCCGCCGCCCTCGACCACGTCAGCAAGCGCCTGGTCGAGCGCACCGAGGAGATCGCCCAGCTGATCTCCGCCGAGAACGGCAAGCCGATCAAGTGGGCCCGCGGCGAGGTCGGCCGTGCCGTGTCCGTGTTCCGGTTCGCGGCCGAGGAGGCCCGCCGGTTCAACGGCGGCGAGGCCCAGCGGCTCGACACCGACCTCGGCGGCCAGGGCCGTCTGGCGCTGACCCGCCGCTTCCCGAAGGGCGTCGTCCTCGGCATCGCGCCGTTCAACTTCCCGCTGAACCTGTGCGCGCACAAGGTCGCCCCGGCCATCGCCGCCGGCGCCCCCATCATCCTGAAGCCGGCTCCGGCCACCCCGCTCTCCGGCCTGATCATCGGTGACCTGCTCGCCGAGACCGACCTGCCCGCCGGCTCCTGGTCGATCCTCCCGGTCGCCAACGACCGCATGCCCGCCCTCGTCCAGGACGAGCGCCTGCCGGTGATCTCCTTCACCGGTTCCGAGAAGGTCGGCTACGCGATCATGGACTCGGTGCCGCGCAAGCACTGCACCCTGGAGCTGGGCGGCAACGGCGCGGCCGTCGTCCTCGGCGACTTCGCGAGCGACGCGGACCTGGACTGGGCCGCGACCCGCATCGCGACCTTCTCCAACTACCAGGGCGGCCAGTCCTGCATCTCCGTGCAGCGCGTGATCGCGGACGCCACCGTGTACGACCGGCTCCTGCCGCGCATCGTGGCCGCCGTCGAGGCCCAGGTCACCGGTGACCCGACCGACGACAAGACCGATGTCGGCCCGCTGGTCAGCGAGGACGCCGCCAAGCGCGTCGAGTCGTGGGTGGACGAGGCGGTCGCCGCCGGCGCCAAGCTCCTCACCGGCGGCAAGCGTGACGCCGCCTCCTACGCGCCGACCGTCCTCACCGAGGTGCCGGCCGACACGACGATCTCCTGCGAGGAGGTCTTCGGCCCTGTCCTGACGGTGCAGAAGGTCGACGGCGAGGCCGAGGCGTTCGCCGCCGTCAACGAGTCCAAGTACGGCCTCCAGGCGGGCGTGTTCACCCACGATCTCCAGGTCGCCTTCCGCGCCCACCGCGCTCTCGAGGTCGGCGGTGTCGTCATCGGCGACGTCCCGTCCTACCGCGCCGACCAGATGCCGTACGGCGGCGCCAAGCAGTCCGGTGTGGGCCGCGAGGGCGTGAAGTTCGCGATGGACGACTACACATACGAGCGCGTGCTGGTCCTCACCGGTCTCGCGCTCTGA
- a CDS encoding S53 family peptidase, giving the protein MHIARTGRGVAASAAATAALVAAALATTSQAGVTAAAPAPVPHTKAVPAIAGHNLAHGVSSPLSIAQCQTKWHINCYTPLQYRKAYNLNPLYRQGVTGKGRTIVIVDSFGSPTVQHDLDVYSRQFGLPSTKVKVVKWGHVPAFDPKNSDMTGWAGETTLDVEMAHAVAPGAKIVLVETAVSETEGTTGLPEMMSAEKYMIDHGVGDVITQSFGATENTFPGFGRGDFTSIKKLRYAFQAADRKHVTVLASSGDGGATDLMTDGKTYYKKRVNSWPSSDPLVTSIGGTQLHLNDKGERVKPDSVYNDYGAGGGGQSHVFSRPSFQNGVKNLVGARRGTPDISMAAAVNGGAWVYSSYDPTATGWDVSGGTSEASPLFSGIVALADQVAGHRLGNINTSLYGLLARHSRNTGIVDVNDGTDNSYKDVTGYKAVNGYDMATGVGTVDALRFVPALAKARHQG; this is encoded by the coding sequence ATGCACATAGCCCGTACCGGGCGCGGCGTCGCGGCATCCGCGGCCGCCACCGCCGCCCTCGTCGCCGCCGCGCTGGCGACCACCTCCCAGGCCGGCGTCACCGCTGCCGCGCCCGCCCCCGTACCGCACACCAAGGCGGTTCCGGCCATCGCCGGCCACAATCTGGCCCACGGCGTGTCCAGCCCGCTCTCCATCGCGCAGTGCCAGACCAAGTGGCACATCAACTGCTACACCCCGCTCCAGTACCGCAAGGCGTACAACCTCAACCCGCTGTACCGCCAGGGCGTCACGGGCAAGGGGCGCACCATCGTGATCGTCGACTCGTTCGGTTCCCCGACCGTCCAGCACGACCTCGACGTCTACAGCAGGCAGTTCGGCCTGCCCAGCACCAAGGTCAAGGTGGTCAAGTGGGGTCACGTCCCCGCCTTCGACCCCAAGAACTCCGACATGACCGGCTGGGCCGGCGAGACCACGCTGGACGTCGAGATGGCCCACGCCGTCGCGCCCGGCGCCAAGATCGTCCTGGTGGAGACGGCGGTCTCCGAGACCGAGGGCACCACCGGCCTGCCGGAGATGATGTCCGCCGAGAAGTACATGATCGACCACGGTGTCGGCGACGTCATCACCCAGAGCTTCGGCGCCACCGAGAACACCTTCCCCGGTTTCGGCAGGGGCGACTTCACCAGCATCAAGAAGCTGCGGTACGCCTTCCAGGCCGCCGACCGCAAGCACGTGACCGTTCTCGCCTCCTCCGGCGACGGCGGCGCCACCGACCTCATGACGGACGGCAAGACGTACTACAAGAAGCGCGTCAACTCCTGGCCGTCCTCGGACCCGCTGGTCACCTCCATCGGCGGCACCCAGCTGCACCTGAACGACAAGGGTGAGCGCGTCAAGCCGGACAGCGTCTACAACGACTACGGCGCGGGCGGCGGCGGCCAGTCCCACGTTTTCTCGCGGCCGTCCTTCCAGAACGGCGTGAAGAACCTGGTCGGCGCCCGCCGCGGCACCCCGGACATCTCGATGGCCGCCGCGGTCAACGGCGGCGCCTGGGTCTACTCCAGCTACGACCCGACCGCCACCGGCTGGGACGTCTCCGGCGGCACCAGTGAGGCGAGCCCGCTCTTCTCGGGCATCGTCGCCCTCGCCGACCAGGTGGCCGGCCACCGCCTGGGCAACATCAACACGTCGCTGTACGGCCTCCTGGCCCGGCACAGCCGGAACACCGGCATCGTCGACGTCAACGACGGCACGGACAACAGCTACAAGGACGTCACCGGCTACAAGGCCGTCAACGGCTACGACATGGCCACCGGCGTGGGCACGGTGGACGCCCTCCGCTTCGTACCGGCCCTCGCGAAGGCCCGCCACCAGGGCTGA
- a CDS encoding PP2C family protein-serine/threonine phosphatase: MSDPHASAGSDTAVDENRLEELIIEAQTALPVELPALANRCAAALGLDTALIYLADLQQRLLIPLDETFEPLPVDGSSAGWAYRTVSPRVVDADDGLIVWMPLIDCAERLGVLAVRTSSLDGARMRRSRILAHLFAMLITSKRTYSDWLAARTRTATMTLPAEMLRAFLPPRTVGSGRCVSTAVLEPAYDIAGDAFDHSVVKNVLNTMILDSMGHDLASGLTASVAMAAARNARRGGGSDLTEIVRSVDQAIAQWLPDQFCTGVLCRLDAMTGELRWVNCGHPPPLLIRAERVLDGALDSTPQPPIGLAGQLAAPARQVHETTLEPGDCVLLYTDGVVEARDADGAEFGLDRFTDFIIRFSAAGQRPAEVLRLLINAIVDHQRHRLRDDATILLFEWHPH; the protein is encoded by the coding sequence GTGTCGGACCCACACGCGTCCGCCGGTTCCGACACCGCCGTCGACGAGAATCGGCTGGAAGAGCTGATCATCGAGGCGCAGACGGCCCTGCCGGTCGAACTGCCGGCCCTGGCGAACCGGTGCGCTGCGGCCCTCGGCCTGGACACCGCGCTGATCTACCTCGCCGACCTGCAACAACGACTGCTCATCCCCCTCGACGAAACCTTCGAGCCGCTGCCCGTGGACGGCTCGTCGGCCGGCTGGGCGTACCGCACGGTCTCCCCGCGGGTGGTCGACGCCGACGACGGCTTGATCGTCTGGATGCCCCTGATCGACTGCGCGGAGCGGCTCGGCGTGCTGGCGGTGCGGACCAGCTCGCTCGACGGGGCGCGGATGCGCCGCAGCCGGATACTGGCCCATCTCTTCGCCATGCTGATCACCTCCAAGCGCACCTACAGCGACTGGCTCGCCGCCCGCACCCGCACCGCGACCATGACGCTGCCCGCCGAGATGCTGCGGGCCTTCCTGCCGCCGCGCACCGTCGGCAGCGGCAGATGCGTCTCGACCGCGGTCCTGGAACCCGCGTACGACATCGCCGGCGACGCCTTCGACCACTCGGTGGTCAAGAACGTGCTGAACACCATGATTCTCGACTCCATGGGGCACGACCTGGCCTCCGGCCTGACCGCGTCGGTCGCCATGGCCGCGGCGCGCAACGCCCGCCGCGGCGGCGGCAGCGACCTGACCGAAATCGTCCGCTCTGTCGACCAGGCCATCGCCCAGTGGCTGCCCGACCAGTTCTGCACCGGCGTGCTGTGCCGGCTCGACGCGATGACGGGGGAGCTGCGCTGGGTCAATTGCGGTCACCCGCCGCCGCTGCTGATCCGTGCCGAGCGGGTGCTCGACGGGGCGCTGGACAGCACCCCGCAGCCGCCGATCGGTCTGGCCGGGCAACTCGCCGCGCCGGCCCGGCAGGTCCACGAGACGACACTGGAACCGGGCGACTGCGTGCTGCTCTACACCGACGGTGTCGTCGAGGCCCGCGACGCGGACGGTGCGGAGTTCGGCCTCGACCGGTTCACCGACTTCATCATCCGTTTCTCCGCCGCCGGCCAGCGCCCGGCCGAGGTGCTGCGGCTGCTGATCAACGCCATCGTCGACCACCAGCGCCATCGACTGCGGGACGACGCGACGATCCTGCTCTTCGAATGGCACCCGCACTAG
- a CDS encoding acyl-CoA dehydrogenase family protein: protein MSAPTTQRTTVSEREARQVAEAAREQDWRKPSFAKELFLGRFRLDLIHPHPLPDPESVRRGEEFLAELRAFCESTIDSARIEREARIPDEVVAGLKELGALGMKIDPKYGGLGLTQLYYNKALALAGSVSPAVGALLSAHQSIGVPQPLKMFGTQEQKDAFLPRCARTDISAFLLTEPDVGSDPARLATTAVPDGDDYVLDGVKLWTTNGVVADLLVVMARVPKSEGRKGGITAFVVEATAEGITVENRNAFMGLRGIENGVTRFHQVRVPAANRIGPEGAGLKIALTTLNTGRLSLPAMCAGSGKWCLKIAREWAAEREQWGKPVALHEAVGSKISFIAATTFALEAVLDLSSQMADEDRNDIRIEAALAKLYGSEMAWLMADELVQIRGGRGYETAESLKARGERPVPAEQMLRDLRINRIFEGSTEIMHLLIAREAVDAHLSVAGDLIDPDKSLSDKAKAGANAGVFYAKWLPRLVAGPGQLPSSYHEFKRETDLSGHLRYVERHARKLARSTFYAMSRWQGRMETKQGFLGRIVDIGAELFAMSAACVRAERLRGEGEHGREAYQLADAFCRQARIRVAELFGRLWANTDDLDRKVVKQVLGGAYEWLEEGIIDPSGDGPWIADATPGPSARENERRPFGA from the coding sequence ATGTCCGCCCCCACCACCCAACGCACGACCGTCTCCGAGCGCGAGGCCCGTCAGGTGGCGGAGGCCGCCCGGGAACAGGACTGGCGCAAGCCCAGTTTCGCCAAGGAGCTGTTCCTCGGGCGCTTCCGGCTCGACCTCATCCACCCCCACCCGCTCCCGGACCCGGAGAGCGTGCGGCGGGGCGAGGAGTTCCTCGCCGAGCTGCGCGCCTTCTGCGAGAGCACGATCGACTCCGCCCGCATCGAGCGCGAGGCACGCATCCCCGACGAGGTCGTCGCGGGCCTGAAGGAACTCGGCGCGCTCGGCATGAAGATCGACCCCAAGTACGGCGGCCTCGGTCTCACCCAGCTGTACTACAACAAGGCCCTCGCCCTGGCCGGCTCCGTCAGCCCCGCGGTCGGTGCCCTGCTCTCCGCCCATCAGTCGATCGGCGTACCGCAGCCGCTGAAGATGTTCGGCACCCAGGAGCAGAAGGACGCCTTCCTGCCCCGCTGCGCCCGCACCGACATCTCCGCCTTCCTGCTCACCGAGCCGGACGTCGGCTCCGACCCGGCCCGTCTCGCCACCACGGCCGTCCCGGACGGGGACGACTACGTCCTCGACGGGGTGAAACTGTGGACCACCAACGGGGTGGTCGCCGACCTGCTCGTCGTCATGGCGCGGGTGCCGAAGTCCGAGGGGCGCAAGGGCGGCATCACCGCCTTCGTGGTGGAGGCCACCGCCGAGGGCATCACCGTCGAGAACCGCAACGCCTTCATGGGCCTGCGCGGCATCGAGAACGGCGTCACCCGCTTCCACCAGGTCCGGGTCCCGGCAGCCAATCGCATCGGCCCCGAGGGCGCAGGCCTGAAGATCGCGCTCACCACCCTCAACACCGGCCGGCTCTCGCTGCCCGCGATGTGCGCCGGCTCCGGCAAGTGGTGCCTGAAGATCGCCCGCGAATGGGCGGCCGAGCGGGAGCAGTGGGGCAAGCCCGTCGCGCTGCACGAGGCCGTCGGCTCCAAGATCAGCTTCATCGCCGCGACGACCTTCGCCCTGGAGGCCGTGCTCGACCTGTCCTCGCAGATGGCCGACGAGGACCGCAACGACATCCGCATCGAGGCCGCCCTCGCCAAGCTCTACGGCTCCGAGATGGCCTGGCTGATGGCCGACGAACTGGTCCAGATCCGCGGCGGCCGCGGCTACGAGACGGCCGAGTCGCTGAAGGCCCGCGGCGAACGGCCCGTCCCGGCCGAGCAGATGCTGCGCGACCTGCGCATCAACCGCATCTTCGAGGGCTCCACGGAGATCATGCATCTCCTCATCGCCCGCGAGGCCGTCGACGCCCACCTGTCGGTCGCCGGCGATCTCATCGACCCCGACAAGTCCCTGTCGGACAAGGCGAAAGCGGGCGCGAACGCGGGCGTCTTCTATGCCAAGTGGCTGCCGCGGCTGGTCGCCGGACCCGGCCAACTGCCGTCCTCGTACCACGAGTTCAAGCGCGAGACCGACCTGTCCGGGCATCTGCGCTACGTCGAGCGGCACGCCCGCAAACTGGCCCGCTCCACCTTCTACGCCATGTCCCGCTGGCAGGGCCGGATGGAGACCAAGCAGGGCTTCCTCGGCCGGATCGTGGACATCGGCGCGGAGCTGTTCGCGATGAGCGCGGCCTGTGTGCGCGCCGAGCGGCTGCGCGGTGAGGGCGAGCACGGCCGCGAGGCCTACCAACTCGCCGACGCCTTCTGCCGCCAGGCCCGCATCCGGGTGGCGGAACTCTTCGGCCGGCTGTGGGCCAACACCGACGACCTCGACCGCAAGGTGGTCAAGCAGGTGCTCGGCGGGGCCTACGAGTGGCTGGAGGAGGGCATCATCGACCCGTCCGGGGACGGCCCGTGGATCGCGGATGCGACCCCCGGACCGTCCGCACGGGAGAATGAACGGCGCCCCTTCGGCGCCTAG